A region of the Methylobacterium nodulans ORS 2060 genome:
GCTCCAGCCGCTGCCCCTCCGGCACGTAGGCGAGCTTGAGCGTGGCATTGCCCGGCCGGTCGAGCCGGCGGATGCCGAGGGACAGGTCGAGCCCCTCGCTCGGATCGCCGAGCTTGGCCTGGCCTGCGCCCGCGAGCCGCGCCGCCTGCCCCAGCACCGCCTCGCCGAGGGCGAGTTCGTCGAGGGCGAAGGCCTTCACCTCGACCTTGACCGGAAGCTCGGGCAGGATCGGGTCGTCCGTCGACGTGGTCGCGACCGGATTGGGGAGGGGCCGGCGGAGCAGTTCCAGACGTCCGATCTCCAGCCGGTCGATCTCGAGCCGCCGGGAGAGGAGAGCGGTGCGCCGCCAGATCAGCCGGGCGCGGTCGAGGCGCAGCCAGACCCCCTCGCGATCCGCGATCGACACGTCGCGGATGGTGGCATCGGAGGAGAGGGCGCCGTCGACGGCGCCGATCGAGACCCGCGAGGCCGGCGTCGACAGCGCCCGCGAGAGCAGGCTGCCGAGCATTGTGGTCTCGCCCTCCGCCGCGACGCTCGCGGCGGTGTGGCCGAGCCAGACGAGGCCGAACAGGAGGAGGGCGAGCGCCGCCGCGGCCTGGGCGGCGCGGCTCCGGCTCAGCCGCGGGCAGCGCGGGAACCCCTCTCCCGTGCGGGAGAGGGGCAGGCGATCGAAGATCGCGCGTGAGGGCCCCGGACCCTCCCGCCATGAATCACTAAGCGTTGTGCTGACAGCGGCACGGTTCAGTTTTCTTGCGGACGCCTGAGGTCCCTCACCCCTGCCCCTCTCCCGCACGGGAGAGGGGTTCTCGGCGCTGCCCGCGGCTGAGCCGGCGGTGTGGATGGCCTTGCCAGGGAAGGCCGCCCGTTCCTTCACGCCGTCCGTCATCAGAAGGCCTGCCCGATGCTGATGTAGAGGGCGACCGGCGGCTGCTTGAGCGCCTTGTCGGGGTTCAGCGGCACCGCGAGGTCGACCCGGATCGGGCCGAAGCCGGTGTAGTAGCGAAGCCCCAGGCCGGCCGCGTAGCGGATGGGCTCGTCGAAATCCGGCAGGCTCGACGCGAAGGCGGTGCCGGCATCGAGGAACGGCACGATGCCGATCGTGTCCGTGATCTTGATGCGCGCCTCGACCGAGCCTTCGAGGAGCGAGCGCCCGCCGATCGGCAGCTGGAACGGGCCGATCGGCCCGACCGTGCGGTAGGCATAGCCGCGGATCGACCCGCCGCCGCCCGCAAAGAAGCGGAGGGACGCCGGAATCTCGGCGAGGCCCGCCCCGCTGATCGAGCCGAAGCCGAGCCGGGCGGCGAGGATGGTGTTCGCGTCCTCGTCGAGGGCGTAGTAGGTCGAGCCCTGCGCCTTGGCGACGAAGAGGCCCGGATCCGAGCCGAGGAAGCTCGGATAGGGGGTGGCCGAGGCGGTGAGGCGGATGCCCCTGGTCGGATCGAGCGGATTGTCGGTCGAATCGTAGGAGACCGAGACGGGCAGGCCGATCAGGCGGTAATCCACCCGGCCCAGCACGTCGCGCGCATAGCCGACCTGCCCCTCGATGCCGGCCTGCACCGAGAACGTGTCGCTGAAGCGGTGGCGGAGCGCGACGGTGCCGCCGGCCGCGTCGCTGAGATAGGATTGCTGCACCTCGCGGCCGATGAAGGCCCCGGCCAGGAGGTCGTTGCGGGTCCCGAACAGGGCGGGCTTCACGAAGGTCGCGGCAAGCCGCCCGCCGAGCCCGTTGGTCTCGATGCCCGCGAGCTTGCGGCGGCGCGCGTAATAATCCTGGCCGAGGCCCAGATAGGAGAGATCCGCGTCGATGCGCAGGGACTCGCCGCCGCCGAACAGGTTGCGGTTCGCCCAGTAGCCTCTGACACCGGGCCCATCGACCGTGGAGTAGCGGGCCGAGACGCCGAGCAGGTTCGGCGCCCGCTCGGTGATGTCGACGAAGACCGGCAGCCTGCCGTCCGGATCGAGCGCCTCTCCCTCGCGCACCCGCACGCCGCCCAGCGCCTCGACCCGCGTGACCGAGCGGCGGATGCCCGCGATCGCCTCGGGCGAGTAGGGATCGCCCGGCTCGGCGTAGATGAAGGAGCGCACCACCGCCGGGTCGAGGCTGCTCGTGCCGCGCACCGCCACGGCGCCGAGCGCCGCCTTCGGTCCGGGATCGACCGTGAAGGCCACGTCCATGGCGCGGTCGGCATGGTCCACGACGGGCTCGCGCCGCACCACCTTGGCGAAGGGATGGCCCTGCGCCCGGAGCTGGTCGATGATTCGCGCCTCGCGGGCGAGCACAGTGGCGGAGCGGGCCGGCTCGTCGTCGCCGACCCGGGTGAGGCGGGCCGGGAGGTCAAGGGGCCGGCCGGAGGCGTCCCGCACGGCGATGCGGCGCAGACGGTAGAGCGGTCCCTGCTCGACGCTGATGCGGACCGCCACAAGGCGCCGGTTGCGGGTCGCCTCGGCGGCGCGCACGGCCGCCCGCGCGGCGGCGTCGCCGCCCAGCACGACATCCTCGATGCGGAATGCGACCGTCCCGGAATAATAGCCGTAGCCCCACAGCGCATCGACGAGCCGGGTGGCGTCGGCCTCGGCCCGGCGCAGCAGGCCCTCGCCGTCCGGCGGCGGCTCGCCCCGCAGGCGGTAGAGAGTGGAGGCGTCCTGGAGGGCGGACAGGAGGTCGTCATCCTCGACGCCCTGGAGGCGCACCGCATAGGGCAGGGCGTCCGGGCGCGGCGCCGGGGGCGCCTCCTCGCGGCCGAACAGGCCGAACAGATCGAAGGCGCGCGCCTCCGGCACGCCCATCAAGCAGGCGACGAGCGCGAGCGCCCCCGGCCTGCTCCTCACCCCAAGGCAGCGCGCTGCCCGCGCGCTCTGCGCCATCCGTCTCTTGCCCGGCATGCCCCCGGCTGCCCGTTACTCCCGCCTTCCCTTAGGTCGGCCTCCTGCCGCTAGGGTCGGCGAGGTTCGTGTTCAAACCGTGTCCACGCCGGAGCGCAGCGTGTGTCACATTGGGAGGAAACGTGGCCGCAACTCAACCCCGGAATGGGGGCCTTGCGGCGTGCGGTCGCGCTTCGGGTGTGGAGCGCGTGCCCATATCGGTCCGGAGGAGATCCCATGCTGCCGGTCGTGTTCCATCCGGCCTATGAGGCCGGACTGCCGGACGGCCATCGCTTCCCGATGCGCAAATACGGGCGGCTCGCCGAGATCCTGGTCGAGCGCGGGCTGGTGCCGAACGGCTTCGCGCGGCCGGAGCCGGCCGGTGCCGGCACCGTGGCGCTCGCCCATGACCCTTTTTATGTCGAGCAGGTGCTGACCGGCACCGTTCCGCGCGCGATCGAGACGGCGATCGGCCTGCCCGTCGATGCGGGCGTGGCACGGCGCGCCCTCGCCTCGGCGGGCGGCACGCTGCTCGCCGCCCGCCTCGCGCTGGCGGGCGGGCTCGCGGGCAGCACCGCCGGGGGCAGCCATCACGGGCGGCGGGCCCGGGGCGGAGGATTCTGCGTCTTCAACGACGTGGCGGTGGCGGCGCTGGCGCTCCACCGGGAGGGCACGATCCGCCGCGCGCTGATCATCGATCTCGACGTGCACCAGGGCGACGGCACCGCGGATTGCCTCGCGGCCGAGCCCGACCTCTTCACCTTCTCGATGCACGGCGAGAAGAACTATCCGGCCGACAAGGTGCCGGGCGACCTCGATATCGGCCTGCCGGACGGGCTCGACGACGACGGCTATCTGGCGGTGCTGCATCAGCACGTGCCGCGCCTCCTCGACGCGCTCGCGCCCGATCTCGTCTTCTACAATGCCGGCGTCGACCCGCACCGCGACGACCGCCTCGGGCGCCTCGCGCTCACCGATGCGGGCCTCGCCGCCCGCGACCGCCACGTGATCGGCGAGACGCGCCGCCGCGGCATCCCGCTCGCCGCGGTGATCGGCGGCGGCTACGCGGCGGATATCGACGCGTTGGCCGCGCGCCACGCCCTGGTCTTCGAGGCGATGGCGCAATGGGTCTGACGCCGTAGGGGGCGGAACGGCTGAGCCTGTCCCTCGTTGAGACGACAGACAGGGCGCCCGGCGCCCGCCAGCCGAAGGGGATCCCCATGAGCTTGATCGGCCGCATCGTGACCAAGATCCTGGGCAACGACGACCCAAACGCCCGCCCCGGCGACCGTCACGACTACCGCAACCAGGATTCGAGCACGCTCGTCGGCCGGATCGTCACCAAGATCCTGCGCCGCTGACGGCGCGCGGGATCCCCTCTCCCGGATGGGAGAGGGGTAGGCGATCGAAGATCGCGCGTGAGGGTGGAGACGGTTCAGCAATCGGAGCCGCTTCGCGGCACGTCCTTGTGCTGGTTCCCGGATCTCCTTCCGCTGGCGCTGCAGTCGTCCGGGAAAGGGGCGGGAAGGGGCGGAGCAGAGCTCTGCGCCCCCTTAAGCAAAGCCGACATCCGCTTGGCAAAGCAAGCCATCGGATTTTGGATCAGATGTAGCGCCGCTTCAGCAATTCGTAGACGAGCCGCGCGGTCTGCACCTCGCCGCCCTCCGGCCGTCCGGGCTTGGTGCTCGGGTTCCAGCCGTAGAGGTCGAGATGGGCATGGGCCTTCGCCGCCGGCGCGAAGCGGCGCAGGAACAGGGCGGCCGAGACCGCCCCCGCGAAGGGGCCGCTCGAGACGTGGTTGAGGTCGGCGACCTTCGAGTCGAGGAGGCTCGCATAGGGCGCCCACAGGGGCATGCGCCAGACCGGATCGTTCACGGCGCGGCCCGCCTCCGCCATCGCGGCGGCGAGGGCGTCGTCCTCCGTGAACAGGGCCGGAAGGTCCGGGCCGAGCGCCACCCGGGCGGCGCCCGTCAGCGTCGCGAAATCGATGAGCAGGTCCGGGCTCTCCTCGTCGGCGAGCGCGAGCGCATCGGCCAGGATGAGGCGCCCCTCCGCATCGGTGTTGCCGATCTCGACCGTCAGGCCCCGCCGGCTCCGCAGCACGTCGCCGGGCCGGAAGGCGCTGCCCGAGATCGCGTTCTCGACCGCGGGCACGAGGACCCGCAGGCGTACCGCCAAGCCCGCTCCCATCACCATCTCGGCGGCGGCGAGCGCCGCGGCGGCGCCCGCCATGTCCTTCTTCATCAGGAGCATCGCGGCGGAGGGCTTGATGTCGAGGCCGCCGGTGTCGAAGGCGACCCCCTTGCCGACGAGCGTCACCCTGGGGGCGGCGGTGTCGCCCCAGGTCAGGTCGATGAGGCGCGGCGCCCGGTCCGAAGCCCGGCCAACCGCGGCGATCATCGGGAAGTCGCGCTCCAGCGCCTCGCCCGAGACGACCGCGCAGGCGGCCCCGCAGCGCTCGGCCAGCGTCCGCACCGCGGTCTCGATCTCGGCCGGGCCGAGATCGTTGGCCGGCGTGTTGACGAGGTGGCGCCCGGCCGTCACCGCATCGCCGATGCGGCCGATCTCGGCCGGATCGACGCCGTCCGGCACGACCAGCCGGGCGGAGGGCGCCGGGCGGTCGCGGTAGCGGGTGAAGCGGTAGGCGGACAGCCGCCAAGCGAGGGCCGCCAGGGCGGGATCCGGCGGCGGGGCGGCGAAGCGGTAGAGGCCCTCGGGCAGGACGTCGGCGAGCTTGCCCACCGCGAAGGGATCGCCCTGCGGATCGATGCCGAACACCACCCCCGCGAGACCGCCCGCCGCGTCGGGCAGCAGGCCATGCGTGCCGGGCTTGCCCGCGAACCCCGTCGCCCGCGCGAAGGCGGCGGCCGGGGCGGGCAGGGTCTCGGCGAGGGCGGGCCAATCCTCGGCCGCAACGCACCAGATCGGGCAGGCGGAGGCGGCGTCGGCGGCGGGCAGAAGGACGGTCACGGGGCGTTCCGGGGCTCGAAGGGGTGGCGGCAGCTCGATCGCGAAGGCTGATGATCAGATATCATATGGCTTCCGGTTGATCTGCTCCGAGACGAGGACGCGCGGGGAGCCCCTCTCCCGAGTGGGAGAGGGGCAGGGGGTGAGGGTGCTACGCTTCAGAACAAAGCACTGAGCGTCGCGCTGACAGCGGCACGGCTCAGTCTTCTTGCTGAACCATCTGGGCCCTCACCCCTACCCCTCTCCCGCACGGGAGAGGGGATCCCGCGCTTCCCGCGCCCTCTCGTCTCGGAACGGATCAATCGGAAACCGTATGAGTTTCTATTCAGGCATGACGCGGGGCAGTAGCCCCGCGTCATGCCTGCTTGCCAGGCGCGCGCTCAGCTCTTGTAGCTTGCCGGATCGGGGCTGTCGGTCGGATGCTCGAAGGCCCGCCGGAGCTCCGCCGGCATCGGGAAGCGATAGTTGATGCCCTTGGGCGGGACCGGCGATTCGAACCATTTCTTGTAAATCGCGGCGATCTCGGGACTGCGGTAAAGATCGGCCGTGGCGCGGTCCACGACGGCCTTGAACGGCTCGTCGTTGCGCCGCAGCATGATCCCGTACGGCTCCGGCAGCGCGAAGGCATCCTCGCTGATCGTGTAGGCGGCGGGGTCCTTCGACAGGGCGATCAGGATGCTGAGCTGCACGTCGTCCATCACGAACGCGGCCGCCCGGTCGGTCTCCAGCAGCAGGAAGGCCTCGACGGTGTCCTTCGCCGCCTGGATCGTCAGGCCGAGCTTGCGCTCGCTGTTCACCTTGTTGATCTGGACGAGATTCGTCGATCCCGCCACCGAGACGACCGTCTTGCCCTTCAGGTCATCGATCTTGTTGATGTTCTGAGCTTTCTTCGACGCGAACCGGCTGGTCGTGACGAAATGCGCGTTGGTGAACGTCACCTGCTTCTGCCGCTCCGGATTGTTCGTCGTCGAGCCGCATTCGAGATCGATGGTCCCGTTCGTCATCAGCGGAATGCGCGTCGACGACGTCACCGGGTTCATCTCGACCTGAAGGGTCGGAGCATTGATCTCCTTCTTGATGGCATCGATGATCTTGTCACAGATGTCGATCGTGTAGCCGACGTATTTCTGATCATTGTCGATGTAGCTGAAGGGAGGGCCGCCGTCCCGGACGCCGAGCACGATCCGGTTGGAATCCTTGATCTTCTTCAGGGTGCCGGTCAGCTCGCCGGCTCCCGTGGGGGCTGCCGCGACGGGCATCGCGAGGGCCATTGCGAGAATCATGCCGAAAATGCGCATCGTCGCTCCTTTTCGCCGAGTGGCAGAGAGTTCAAGCGTCTTCACGTGCCGGTCTCAGGCAGCGAAATCGATTATTTGGACGTCTTGCCGTAGCGGCCGTCGTATCGGCCTTCCCGGATCATCCGCATGACCTCCGCCTCGCGGGCCTCCTGAGCCCGGACGGCATCGATCAGCCGGGGCGCGATCTCGGGAGAGAAGGTCACGACGCCATCGTCGTCCCCGACGACGATATCGCCGGGATGGACAATCCACCCGCCGATGCAGACCGGCACGTTGATCGCGCCCGGCCCCGTCTTGTAGGGGCCGCGATGGATCGCGGCCCGCGCGTAGCAGGGAAAGTCCGAGGCCGCGAAGGCCGCGGAGTCGCGGATGGCGCCGTCGATGACGAAGCCCGCCACGCCGCTTCTCTCCGCGATGGCCTTCATGATGTCGCCCACCAGGGCGCGGCTGGTGTCGCCGCCGCCATCGACCACGATCACTTCGCTGGGACGGGCGAGGTTGAGCGCCTGATGGATGGCGAGGTTGTCGCCGGCCCGGACGCGGACCGTCAGAGCGCTGCCGAGGAGCGCGCCCGAGCGGTGAAAGGCGCGCAGGCCGACCAGGCCCGGCAAACGGTCGAGATTGTCGCTGATCGTGGCGGTCGCGACACCGCGGAACATCGCCAGCACCGCGGGATCGACCAGCGGAGCGAGCGGGTGGGGGGTATCGGCCATCGCGTGATCCTCTTGTTGTCGGACAATACTCTAGCTCGCCTCGAACCACTCCCGCAGCAGGGCGCTCGTCTCGTCGGGCCGTTCGAGCGGGGGCAGGTGACCGCAGGCGCTGAACACGTGCAGGCGCGAGC
Encoded here:
- a CDS encoding leucyl aminopeptidase family protein, whose protein sequence is MTVLLPAADAASACPIWCVAAEDWPALAETLPAPAAAFARATGFAGKPGTHGLLPDAAGGLAGVVFGIDPQGDPFAVGKLADVLPEGLYRFAAPPPDPALAALAWRLSAYRFTRYRDRPAPSARLVVPDGVDPAEIGRIGDAVTAGRHLVNTPANDLGPAEIETAVRTLAERCGAACAVVSGEALERDFPMIAAVGRASDRAPRLIDLTWGDTAAPRVTLVGKGVAFDTGGLDIKPSAAMLLMKKDMAGAAAALAAAEMVMGAGLAVRLRVLVPAVENAISGSAFRPGDVLRSRRGLTVEIGNTDAEGRLILADALALADEESPDLLIDFATLTGAARVALGPDLPALFTEDDALAAAMAEAGRAVNDPVWRMPLWAPYASLLDSKVADLNHVSSGPFAGAVSAALFLRRFAPAAKAHAHLDLYGWNPSTKPGRPEGGEVQTARLVYELLKRRYI
- a CDS encoding RraA family protein, translated to MADTPHPLAPLVDPAVLAMFRGVATATISDNLDRLPGLVGLRAFHRSGALLGSALTVRVRAGDNLAIHQALNLARPSEVIVVDGGGDTSRALVGDIMKAIAERSGVAGFVIDGAIRDSAAFAASDFPCYARAAIHRGPYKTGPGAINVPVCIGGWIVHPGDIVVGDDDGVVTFSPEIAPRLIDAVRAQEAREAEVMRMIREGRYDGRYGKTSK
- a CDS encoding amino acid ABC transporter substrate-binding protein, giving the protein MRIFGMILAMALAMPVAAAPTGAGELTGTLKKIKDSNRIVLGVRDGGPPFSYIDNDQKYVGYTIDICDKIIDAIKKEINAPTLQVEMNPVTSSTRIPLMTNGTIDLECGSTTNNPERQKQVTFTNAHFVTTSRFASKKAQNINKIDDLKGKTVVSVAGSTNLVQINKVNSERKLGLTIQAAKDTVEAFLLLETDRAAAFVMDDVQLSILIALSKDPAAYTISEDAFALPEPYGIMLRRNDEPFKAVVDRATADLYRSPEIAAIYKKWFESPVPPKGINYRFPMPAELRRAFEHPTDSPDPASYKS
- a CDS encoding histone deacetylase family protein codes for the protein MLPVVFHPAYEAGLPDGHRFPMRKYGRLAEILVERGLVPNGFARPEPAGAGTVALAHDPFYVEQVLTGTVPRAIETAIGLPVDAGVARRALASAGGTLLAARLALAGGLAGSTAGGSHHGRRARGGGFCVFNDVAVAALALHREGTIRRALIIDLDVHQGDGTADCLAAEPDLFTFSMHGEKNYPADKVPGDLDIGLPDGLDDDGYLAVLHQHVPRLLDALAPDLVFYNAGVDPHRDDRLGRLALTDAGLAARDRHVIGETRRRGIPLAAVIGGGYAADIDALAARHALVFEAMAQWV
- a CDS encoding autotransporter assembly complex protein TamA; protein product: MGVPEARAFDLFGLFGREEAPPAPRPDALPYAVRLQGVEDDDLLSALQDASTLYRLRGEPPPDGEGLLRRAEADATRLVDALWGYGYYSGTVAFRIEDVVLGGDAAARAAVRAAEATRNRRLVAVRISVEQGPLYRLRRIAVRDASGRPLDLPARLTRVGDDEPARSATVLAREARIIDQLRAQGHPFAKVVRREPVVDHADRAMDVAFTVDPGPKAALGAVAVRGTSSLDPAVVRSFIYAEPGDPYSPEAIAGIRRSVTRVEALGGVRVREGEALDPDGRLPVFVDITERAPNLLGVSARYSTVDGPGVRGYWANRNLFGGGESLRIDADLSYLGLGQDYYARRRKLAGIETNGLGGRLAATFVKPALFGTRNDLLAGAFIGREVQQSYLSDAAGGTVALRHRFSDTFSVQAGIEGQVGYARDVLGRVDYRLIGLPVSVSYDSTDNPLDPTRGIRLTASATPYPSFLGSDPGLFVAKAQGSTYYALDEDANTILAARLGFGSISGAGLAEIPASLRFFAGGGGSIRGYAYRTVGPIGPFQLPIGGRSLLEGSVEARIKITDTIGIVPFLDAGTAFASSLPDFDEPIRYAAGLGLRYYTGFGPIRVDLAVPLNPDKALKQPPVALYISIGQAF